The window GTCCCCGTCTTCCTCAACGTGGGATCTGCCGCCGTCGTCGCCTACTGCGTGGTCTTTCTCGCGCTCGTCGCGGTTCTGGTGATAGTGGCCAAGTTCATCGCCACACGACGTCCGATCGCGGAAATCCTGGAACATTGGGAGCACATATTGTTCCCGCTTGTTCTTATCGGACTTGGCATCTTCATCTTGATCAGCGGGGGAGCATTCGGGCTCTGACATAAACGTCATTGCAGGGTGATTCAGACAGCTATGCGTCTCAACGTCATGGTCGTCGCCGCCCTCAGCTACTCGACAACGCCGCGCAGCTACCCAGCTGACCACACAATCATGGCGCCGCGAGCCGAGCGGTTGTTCCACCGAACGCAATCGACAAGGCTGCCCTACATCGAGCACCCGCCAAGCGGGCCGCACGTGACGAGGTGAACTATGAAAGTCGACATTCTTCATATTGCCGACTGCCCGACCTGGCAAGCGGCGGTCGAAGAACTGCGCGCCGCACTCGACGCGACGAGCCACGGTGGAGTCAACATCAATCCCATCCTCGTCGAGTCTGCTGATCAGGCTACGCAACTCCCATTCGCTGGTTCACCCACGATCGTTATCGACGGGATAGACCTCTTCCCGTCCGACGACCGCTCAGACGACATGGCGTGTCGCATCTACTGGACAACGAGCGGTCTGAAAGGTCACCCGAAAAGGGGCTCTTCACGAACGAGGGTGTAGTCGGTTGAGCGCGTCGATGGCCGGGTAGGGGTCGAGGTCTCCCGGATGATGGAAGTTCTTCACGCTTGCCATCCCGAAAGACCTCGACTTGCTCCACCCTACGTTCGCGACCCCTGACCTGACCACGTTCTGCCGCCTCGACGAGCTCGGGCTGGTCGCCGTGGGCCAGCTGCTCGAGCCGGGTCGGGCGACGATCGAGTGCCGCGTCGTCGACGATGACCCGTGGTGCCGGAAATGCGGCGCCGAGGGCGCGCCGCGGGACACGGTGACGCGCCGGCTCGCGCACGAGCCGTTCGGCCACCGGCCGACGACTCTGCTGGTGCGGGTGCGCCGGTATCGGTGCGCGCACTGCCGGCGCACATGGCGGCAGGACACCAGCAAGGCGGCGACGCCGAGGACGAAGATCTCCCGCGGTGGTCTGGAGTGGGCGCTGCGGGGCATCGTCGTCGACCATCTCACCGTGTCCCGCGTCGCCGCCGGTCTCGGAGTGTCCTGGAGCGCCGCGAACGCCGCCGTCCTCGCCGAAGGCAAGCGGCGACTGATCGACGACCCCACCCGGTTCGATGGGGTGACCACGATCGGTGTCGACGAGCATGTCTGGCGTCACACCCGGCTCGGCGACAAGTACGTGACCGTGATCATCGACCTCACCCCAGCCCGCGAGAAGACGGGCCCGGCACGGCTGTTGGACATGGTCGAGGGCCGCTCGAAGGCGGTGTTCAAGCAGTGGCTCGCCGGACGGCCCAAGGAGTGGAGCAAGCGGATCGAGGTGGTCGCGATGGACGGGTTCGCCGGCTTCAAGACCGCCGCCGCCGAAGAGCTCCCCGACGCCGTCCCCGTCATGGATCCTTTCCACGTGGTCCGGCTGGCCGGTGATGCGCTCGATGTCTGCCGTCGCCGCGTCCAGCAGGACACCACCGGTCACCGCGGGCTCAAGGGCGACCCGCTCTACGATCTCCTGTCGCGTCACCGTTCAAGACTCACCCACCGAGGAGCGGAACCTCTTGATCAACACGCCCTAGGGCTCGACCTCCGCGCGACGCGGGTCGGCGATGTCGCGTTGTGCGTCGTGATGGAGGATGTAACGAATCGGGAGGGTGTGGACAGTACAGGGTATGGATGTGCCGGATCGGTCGGAGCGGGCGCTGTGGGAGCGTGGTGCTGCCGGTGATGGTGGCGCGTTCGGTCTGATCTTTGATCTGCACCGCGACCGTGTGTTCCGTCACGCGTACCGGATCCTGCAGGACGTCCACGATGCCGAGGATGCGTCCGCGGTGGCGTTCCTCGAGTTGTGGCGCCGACGACGGCAGGTGCGGCTGGTCGAGGGGTCGCCGTTGCCGTGGCTGCTGGCGACGACGACGAACACGTGCTGGAACCTCGACCGCGCCAAGCGCCGCTACCGGACCCTGCTCGACACGTTGCCGCACAGCACCATTGCACCGTCGGCGGAGGATGCCGCCCTCGACGGGCTTGTCGCCGACGGCGAGCTCGCGGCCGCGATGGGCACGCTGAGCCGGGCGGATGCGGAGCTGTTCGCCCTGGTCGCGGCGGAGGGCTACTCGATCACGGATGCCGCCGTCGTGGTTGGAGTGTCGCCGGGGGCGGCGCGGACGCGGATGCACCGGATCAGGAACAACCTGCAGCAACGTTTGGGGCACCACACCCTTGCCGGGTACCTCTCGAAGGAGGCGACATGAACACCACCCAGATGAGTCCCGAGTTCGCGACCGCGTTCCGGGCCCGACTCGTGGAACACGTGAACACCACCGCCCGGCCGAAGCGGCGCCGCGCGCTCCTCGCCGGCGGGATCACGCTGACCCTGGTCCTGGGCGGCACGGCCGCGGCCGCCGCGACCGGACTGATCCCCCTCCCCGGCGGAACCGAGATCACCGAACTGGCCGAGACCACCTCCGGCACCTTCACCGGGACCGGCGCGCTCGAACTCGGCGAGCGGCCGGCAGATACGACCGGGGTCGCGGTGTCACTGACCTGCCTCACCCCTGGGACGTTCAGGTTCGACGACGGCGCATCCGTCACCTGCAGCACCGCGTCCGACAGTGCAAACCCGTCCACGTACGTCGTCCCGGCCGATGCGGTCACCGGCAACCAGGTCGGCATCGTCACCGGTCCGGATGCGGTGTGGTCGATGACCGCGACCTGGGTGCTGGCGGAGACGACCGAGTGGGCGGTCAACGCCGACGGGTACACCTACGGGGTCATCAACGAGAACGGCGAACCCGACCTGATCGCGGTCATGACCACCGACAACCAGCCGGGGTACGTCTGGCGGACAGACCTCAACGACGCCAACGGCACCACCGCCGCGGAATCGTTCACATCACCCGAAGACGCCCTCCGCTGGCAGGAAGCCAACGCCGGCGTCGTCCGCCACATCCCCGTCTACGAATCCGACGGCACCACACAGATCGGCGCATTCCAGGTCGGCGGCAACTAGAGGTCACCCGCGCGACGGCGAACGGGGGA of the Microbacterium invictum genome contains:
- a CDS encoding RNA polymerase sigma factor, whose amino-acid sequence is MPDRSERALWERGAAGDGGAFGLIFDLHRDRVFRHAYRILQDVHDAEDASAVAFLELWRRRRQVRLVEGSPLPWLLATTTNTCWNLDRAKRRYRTLLDTLPHSTIAPSAEDAALDGLVADGELAAAMGTLSRADAELFALVAAEGYSITDAAVVVGVSPGAARTRMHRIRNNLQQRLGHHTLAGYLSKEAT